One window of the Actinomycetota bacterium genome contains the following:
- a CDS encoding ComEA family DNA-binding protein — protein sequence MSDLSLRDRLATLSRRELIGMLVLVASLVGAVAVWYLRSLPEPVAVQQVGGAIAPSSSPSAVAQGSGLTAPGASATPAAGAGGSQAIFVHVAGEVRRPGVYEFVPGDRVIDAIDAARGPTGRAVLDGLNLAALLTDGSQIVVPERGATAPGGLPAAPGAGEGDTINVNTADAIELEELSGIGEVLAQEIIDHRIENGPFTSIDELEDVSGIGPATLEEIRDHVTI from the coding sequence ATGTCCGACCTGTCGTTGCGCGATCGCCTCGCGACGCTGTCGCGGCGCGAGTTGATCGGGATGCTCGTGCTCGTCGCCTCGCTCGTCGGCGCCGTCGCGGTCTGGTACCTCCGCTCGTTGCCCGAGCCGGTGGCCGTGCAGCAGGTCGGCGGAGCCATCGCGCCATCCTCTTCGCCGTCCGCCGTCGCACAGGGCTCCGGGTTGACCGCGCCGGGAGCATCCGCGACCCCGGCCGCCGGCGCCGGGGGGTCGCAGGCGATCTTCGTGCACGTGGCCGGCGAGGTTCGGCGACCGGGGGTGTACGAGTTCGTTCCGGGTGATCGGGTGATCGATGCGATCGACGCGGCACGCGGACCCACCGGGCGGGCGGTCCTTGACGGCCTCAACCTCGCGGCGCTGCTCACCGACGGTTCCCAGATCGTCGTTCCCGAGCGCGGCGCCACGGCTCCGGGCGGGTTGCCCGCGGCGCCCGGAGCCGGCGAGGGCGACACGATCAACGTCAACACCGCCGACGCGATCGAGCTCGAGGAGCTGTCGGGCATCGGCGAGGTACTGGCGCAGGAGATCATCGACCACCGCATCGAGAACGGCCCGTTCACGTCGATCGACGAGCTGGAGGACGTCAGTGGGATCGGACCTGCCACCCTCGAGGAGATCCGCGACCACGTGACGATCTGA
- a CDS encoding ComEC/Rec2 family competence protein: MGVVLLPAAAGAFTLGLLAWPILGGAVPEWGWLLLGAAGLIGAAVGASGPRSFDEIDLSGRIGAERPRGSDAIAALEALAPGRVTKPGVTALALAGLILFGVGWAGLWEARLDDGVLAGAAPSSGRLEAALRTDPTLGPYGWSALADVGSFDGGEGVVGVRERAWISGRGDPPAGVVRGDRVVIEGSIEVPDDPGFRMSLRRRGIGVLVTVDELERIGPSANTFVRAAQGVRAATSRALLALFPPREAGLLMGLALGDGANLDPALERDFDAAGLGHLLVASGGNVAMVLVPALWLASLLRLPRTVRFAGGVALVAAVVLVTGGEPSVLRAGVMAGLALLGVASGRPRATGALVAGAVLVLLVLDPWLVWSVGFQLSVAATAGLAALAAPLADRLSWLPRPAALAVGTTIAAQLGVTPLLLFHFREVPGTTILANLAAFPLVAPSMLLGLGAAAAGAVLEPLGRLLAGMALVPVRGLEVVADRAAKAPVPALASGGGIGVLLAGTALVAAIVWRLRTQRPFPRIVPIAAAAIVPVLAWWVALGAGPPGGLEVRVFDVGQGDAALVSSPGGARILIDGGPDPDEVAGELAALGVRRLDLVVASHPHADHIVGLPAVLARFPVGTVLEPGCPDEWGALRPELLRAISEERVPLQHPRTGASYRVGDLTVEVLSPAECFTSTESDLNNDALVLRIRWGDRTVLFATEPEEPAQEAMLDAGLDLRADVLKVPHHGGGTSVPEFFEAVAPSIAVVSVGENPYGHPVGWVLDELEATGAQVVRTDQHGDVVLTLGPGGVGLA, from the coding sequence GTGGGCGTCGTGCTGCTGCCGGCGGCGGCCGGCGCGTTCACGCTTGGGCTGCTCGCGTGGCCGATCCTTGGCGGCGCCGTTCCGGAATGGGGCTGGTTGCTCCTGGGGGCGGCGGGTCTGATCGGCGCAGCGGTCGGTGCATCCGGACCGCGGTCGTTCGATGAGATCGACCTCTCAGGCAGGATCGGGGCGGAACGTCCGCGAGGGTCCGACGCGATCGCGGCGCTCGAAGCGCTTGCGCCGGGCCGCGTGACGAAGCCGGGTGTGACCGCGCTCGCCCTGGCGGGCCTGATCCTGTTCGGGGTCGGGTGGGCAGGACTCTGGGAGGCCCGGCTCGACGACGGCGTGCTCGCCGGCGCGGCTCCTTCTTCGGGGCGTCTGGAGGCCGCGCTCCGGACCGATCCCACCCTCGGACCGTACGGATGGTCGGCGCTCGCCGACGTCGGCTCGTTCGACGGCGGCGAGGGTGTCGTCGGGGTGCGCGAGCGCGCCTGGATCTCCGGCCGGGGTGATCCACCTGCGGGTGTCGTCCGTGGCGACCGGGTCGTGATCGAGGGCAGCATCGAGGTCCCCGACGATCCAGGGTTCCGCATGTCGTTGCGACGGCGTGGGATCGGCGTGCTCGTGACCGTCGACGAGCTGGAACGGATCGGGCCGTCGGCCAACACGTTCGTGCGCGCGGCACAGGGCGTGCGCGCCGCGACGTCGCGAGCGCTCCTGGCGCTGTTCCCGCCCCGCGAGGCAGGGCTTCTGATGGGGCTGGCGCTCGGTGACGGAGCGAACCTCGATCCCGCGCTCGAGCGCGACTTCGACGCGGCCGGGCTCGGTCATCTGCTCGTGGCGTCCGGCGGGAACGTCGCGATGGTCCTCGTTCCGGCACTCTGGCTCGCGAGCCTGCTCCGGTTGCCGCGGACCGTGCGGTTCGCCGGGGGAGTGGCGCTGGTCGCCGCGGTCGTGCTCGTCACGGGCGGCGAGCCATCCGTGCTCCGTGCCGGCGTGATGGCGGGGCTCGCGTTGCTCGGCGTCGCGTCGGGGCGGCCGAGAGCCACTGGTGCGCTCGTCGCGGGTGCGGTGCTGGTCCTGCTCGTGCTCGACCCCTGGCTCGTCTGGTCGGTCGGTTTCCAGCTGTCGGTCGCGGCGACGGCCGGGCTCGCTGCGCTCGCGGCGCCCCTGGCCGATCGCCTGTCGTGGCTGCCGCGCCCGGCGGCACTCGCCGTCGGAACGACCATCGCGGCCCAGCTCGGGGTCACCCCGTTGCTGCTGTTCCATTTCCGGGAGGTGCCGGGGACCACGATCCTCGCGAACCTGGCCGCGTTCCCACTCGTCGCGCCCTCGATGCTGCTCGGGCTCGGTGCGGCCGCAGCCGGGGCGGTTCTCGAACCGCTCGGACGCCTACTCGCCGGCATGGCGTTGGTCCCGGTCCGCGGTCTGGAGGTCGTCGCCGATCGCGCGGCCAAAGCGCCGGTGCCGGCGCTCGCGTCGGGAGGGGGGATCGGCGTGCTGCTCGCCGGGACGGCGCTGGTCGCCGCGATCGTGTGGCGCCTTCGGACCCAGCGCCCGTTCCCGCGCATCGTCCCGATCGCCGCCGCGGCGATCGTCCCGGTGCTCGCGTGGTGGGTCGCGCTCGGCGCGGGTCCGCCCGGAGGGCTGGAGGTTCGTGTCTTCGACGTCGGCCAGGGCGACGCCGCGCTCGTGAGCTCGCCGGGTGGGGCGCGGATCCTGATCGACGGCGGGCCGGATCCCGACGAGGTCGCCGGCGAGCTGGCCGCGCTCGGGGTCCGGCGGCTCGACCTGGTCGTCGCATCGCACCCACACGCCGATCACATCGTGGGGCTCCCCGCCGTCCTGGCGCGCTTCCCGGTGGGGACCGTCCTCGAGCCCGGGTGCCCCGACGAGTGGGGAGCGCTGCGGCCGGAGTTGTTGCGCGCGATCAGCGAGGAACGCGTTCCCCTTCAGCATCCGCGAACCGGGGCGTCCTACAGGGTTGGCGATCTCACGGTCGAGGTCCTGTCTCCCGCCGAGTGCTTCACCTCGACCGAGTCCGATCTCAACAACGACGCCCTCGTGCTGCGCATCCGCTGGGGCGACCGCACGGTGCTGTTCGCGACCGAACCGGAGGAGCCCGCACAGGAGGCGATGCTCGATGCCGGCCTCGATCTGCGGGCAGACGTGTTGAAGGTGCCGCATCACGGCGGCGGGACCTCCGTTCCCGAGTTCTTCGAGGCGGTGGCGCCGTCGATCGCGGTCGTCAGCGTGGGTGAGAACCCCTACGGGCATCCGGTCGGCTGGGTCCTCGACGAGCTCGAGGCAACGGGGGCGCAGGTGGTCCGTACCGACCAGCACGGGGATGTCGTCCTCACCCTCGGACCCGGCGGCGTCGGGCTCGCCTAG
- a CDS encoding metallophosphoesterase produces MRNTDPDPAPTTTAAADPPTSPVVPDVELDIRVRAPGSQQISDVLEVRVPKGHRVFCVSDLHLRPKRSEASAWAIPELAKALDALDGPATLVLIGDVLEMWFVQPPDGLGSLDAHPDLTEAVERFRAGHPQRRVLYAIGNHDGRLGWDGDLLDAISERLGCEFAFAIELIPDEGDGGRVRIEHGHAYDPANAFEDPRDPGESPLGMHLVEEVMPELTFAEHGALDGFDRLANPRTFLGFMSSRYFYRRVVGIAGWIVIPLALLFLARIVTGLLIVLSGDPRSGLDDALRARFIGLDTVQLLALIVLAFTGLAFARRGWHRGEDQVGSFRGKTQNARTKDAARRLVENGYAGMVAAHTHHCELSELDTGFYANTGSCSQVIDRVPARLRLPHVYLPRLQLSWVMLEFTNGWTVRLIAARRGVPGASRLERAAAGRAERRLETDPVQVASWPNGPLLPE; encoded by the coding sequence GTGAGGAACACCGATCCGGACCCGGCGCCCACCACCACCGCCGCCGCCGACCCACCCACCTCACCGGTCGTGCCCGATGTCGAACTCGACATCCGCGTGCGCGCTCCCGGTTCGCAGCAGATCAGCGACGTCCTCGAAGTGCGCGTCCCAAAGGGACACCGGGTGTTCTGCGTGAGCGACCTCCATTTGCGCCCCAAGCGCAGCGAGGCGTCGGCGTGGGCGATCCCCGAGCTCGCGAAGGCGCTCGATGCGCTCGACGGTCCCGCAACGCTCGTGCTGATCGGCGACGTGCTCGAGATGTGGTTCGTTCAGCCGCCCGACGGCCTCGGCTCCCTCGACGCGCACCCGGACCTGACCGAGGCGGTCGAACGGTTCCGTGCGGGGCATCCGCAACGGCGTGTGCTGTATGCGATCGGGAACCACGACGGTCGTCTCGGATGGGACGGCGATCTGCTCGACGCGATCTCCGAGCGGCTCGGCTGCGAGTTCGCGTTCGCGATCGAGCTGATTCCCGACGAGGGGGACGGGGGCCGGGTCCGGATCGAGCATGGACACGCCTACGACCCGGCGAACGCGTTCGAGGATCCGCGCGACCCCGGGGAGTCACCCCTCGGCATGCATCTGGTCGAGGAGGTGATGCCCGAGCTCACCTTCGCCGAACACGGAGCGCTCGACGGCTTCGATCGCCTCGCGAACCCCAGGACGTTCCTGGGCTTCATGTCGTCGCGCTACTTCTACCGCCGGGTGGTCGGCATCGCCGGGTGGATCGTGATCCCGCTCGCCCTGCTGTTCCTCGCGCGGATCGTCACGGGTCTGCTGATCGTGCTCAGCGGCGATCCTCGCTCCGGGCTGGATGACGCCCTGCGAGCGCGTTTCATCGGGCTCGACACCGTCCAGCTGCTCGCCCTGATCGTTCTCGCGTTCACCGGCCTCGCATTCGCCCGGCGGGGATGGCACAGGGGAGAGGACCAGGTCGGCTCGTTCCGCGGGAAGACGCAGAACGCTCGAACCAAGGACGCCGCCCGCAGGCTCGTCGAGAACGGCTACGCCGGCATGGTCGCGGCGCACACCCACCACTGCGAGCTGTCGGAACTCGACACCGGGTTCTACGCGAACACCGGCTCGTGCTCGCAGGTGATCGACCGGGTTCCGGCTCGGTTGCGGCTCCCCCACGTCTACCTACCGAGGTTGCAGCTGTCCTGGGTGATGCTCGAGTTCACCAACGGCTGGACCGTCCGGCTGATCGCGGCTCGCCGCGGCGTTCCCGGCGCGTCACGTCTGGAACGGGCGGCCGCCGGCCGCGCCGAACGCCGACTCGAAACCGATCCCGTCCAGGTCGCTTCCTGGCCCAACGGACCGCTGCTGCCCGAGTAG
- the lepA gene encoding translation elongation factor 4, which yields MIRNFCIIAHIDHGKSTLADRVLELTHAVAARDMRAQYLDKMDLERERGITIKAQAVRLHHAGHVLNLIDTPGHVDFTYEVSRSLAACEGAVLLVDAAQGIEAQTLANYHLARDAGLVIVPAVNKIDLPAADPDAVSEELADLLGVDPSDVLRASGKTGAGVRELLDAVIERVPAPEGNAGGPLRAMIFDSMFDPYRGVIAYLRVVDGHLPSSAAIRLMAAAHETDAEEAGVLSPDPAPVPVLGPGEVGYLVTGLKDVHLAKVGDTVTLAGKHGATEPLPGYREPKPMVWSGLFPADGADYADLREALDKLKLSDAALHYEPETSQALGFGFRCGFLGLLHMDIVKERLEREFDLELIATAPNVEFHLFRIGQDGADEGPVVVHNPSEMPPSGDYERVEEPVVLATVIVPKDYLGAVMDLCQSRRGEMVDMTYLSPQRAEVHYQLPLAEIIFDFFDQLKSRTKGYASLDYEPWGYVPANLVRVDILLHGEPVDAFSSVVHKDKAYAYGRRMTERLRELIPRQMFDVAVQASIGSKVIARETVKAKRKDVLAKCYGGDITRKRKLLEQQKKGKDRLRRVGKVDVPQDAFITALRVDQGEQKAQKK from the coding sequence ATGATCCGCAACTTCTGCATCATCGCGCACATCGACCACGGCAAGTCCACGCTGGCCGACCGGGTGCTCGAGCTGACCCATGCCGTCGCGGCCCGGGACATGCGCGCGCAGTACCTCGACAAGATGGATCTCGAACGCGAGCGCGGCATCACGATCAAGGCCCAGGCGGTGCGGCTCCACCACGCCGGTCACGTGCTCAACCTGATCGACACGCCCGGCCACGTGGACTTCACCTACGAGGTCTCCCGCTCGCTCGCTGCGTGCGAGGGAGCCGTCCTGCTCGTCGATGCCGCCCAGGGGATCGAGGCCCAGACCCTCGCGAACTACCATCTAGCGCGCGACGCCGGGCTCGTTATCGTTCCCGCGGTGAACAAGATCGACCTGCCGGCGGCCGATCCCGACGCCGTGAGCGAGGAGCTCGCTGATCTGCTCGGTGTCGATCCCTCCGATGTCCTGCGTGCGTCGGGCAAGACGGGAGCCGGCGTACGGGAGCTGCTCGATGCGGTGATCGAGCGGGTTCCGGCTCCCGAGGGAAACGCCGGCGGTCCGTTGCGCGCGATGATCTTCGACTCGATGTTCGATCCGTACCGTGGCGTGATCGCCTACCTGCGAGTGGTCGACGGCCACCTTCCCTCGAGCGCCGCGATCCGGCTGATGGCGGCAGCGCACGAGACCGACGCGGAAGAGGCGGGCGTGCTCTCGCCCGATCCGGCTCCCGTCCCCGTGCTCGGCCCCGGTGAGGTCGGCTACCTCGTGACCGGGCTGAAGGACGTGCACCTGGCCAAGGTGGGGGACACGGTCACCCTGGCCGGCAAGCACGGAGCCACGGAGCCGCTGCCCGGCTACCGCGAGCCGAAGCCGATGGTGTGGAGTGGACTGTTCCCCGCCGATGGCGCGGACTACGCGGACCTGCGCGAGGCGCTCGACAAGCTGAAGCTCTCCGACGCCGCGTTGCACTACGAGCCGGAGACGTCGCAGGCACTGGGGTTCGGCTTCCGCTGCGGGTTCCTCGGATTGCTCCACATGGACATCGTGAAGGAACGCCTCGAGCGCGAGTTCGATCTCGAGCTGATCGCGACGGCTCCGAACGTGGAGTTCCATCTGTTCCGGATCGGCCAAGACGGGGCTGACGAGGGTCCCGTCGTCGTCCACAACCCGAGCGAGATGCCGCCGAGCGGTGACTACGAACGCGTGGAGGAACCGGTCGTGCTCGCGACCGTGATCGTGCCGAAGGACTACCTCGGCGCGGTGATGGACCTGTGCCAGTCGCGGCGCGGGGAGATGGTGGACATGACCTACCTGTCGCCCCAGCGCGCGGAGGTCCACTATCAGCTGCCGCTCGCGGAGATCATCTTCGACTTCTTCGATCAACTGAAGTCGCGGACGAAGGGCTACGCCTCGCTCGACTACGAGCCGTGGGGCTACGTGCCCGCGAACCTCGTGCGCGTGGACATCTTGCTGCACGGCGAGCCGGTGGACGCGTTCAGCTCGGTCGTCCACAAGGACAAGGCGTACGCCTACGGCCGGCGCATGACCGAACGGCTGCGCGAACTGATCCCACGGCAGATGTTCGACGTCGCCGTCCAGGCCTCGATCGGCAGCAAGGTGATCGCGCGCGAGACGGTCAAGGCCAAGCGCAAGGACGTGCTGGCAAAGTGCTACGGCGGCGACATCACCCGCAAGCGCAAGCTGCTCGAGCAACAGAAGAAGGGAAAGGACCGCCTGCGCCGCGTCGGGAAGGTCGACGTTCCGCAGGACGCGTTCATCACCGCCCTGCGGGTCGACCAGGGCGAGCAGAAGGCACAGAAGAAGTGA
- the hrcA gene encoding heat-inducible transcriptional repressor HrcA: protein MSDHSAPSQPGALGERKLAVLRAVVEEYVRSGEPVGSETIAERSGLGVSSATIRNEMAALEELGYLSHPHPSAGRIPTDVGYRRYVDTLPAGGRLRDAQRKAVSAFFDETVLDLEDVLRGTTQLLSRMTQYAAVAVPPGPVDEALLRVELIDLGGAALMILVVGQHGRVDKRMIDRPDRLDAQGVTAVEKRLRAFSGLTLPDAQARALQLAAESPGAERRVLGDVAEALREIQMGEGAEHVLVGGVANLADDAAKWRADTIRRLFEALERETEMLKLLRDVAAGDLAVTIGGEHPTTGGWDASLVTAPFGTVENQVGTIGIVGPTRMDYLSVMASVRAVAKRLSDLAAELEQ from the coding sequence ATGAGCGACCACTCCGCGCCCTCGCAGCCAGGCGCCCTCGGCGAACGCAAGCTCGCCGTGCTCCGCGCGGTGGTGGAAGAATACGTCCGGTCCGGTGAGCCCGTCGGGAGCGAGACGATCGCCGAGCGCTCGGGTCTGGGCGTGTCGTCGGCGACGATCCGCAACGAGATGGCCGCCCTCGAGGAGCTCGGCTACCTGAGCCACCCGCACCCCTCGGCGGGAAGGATCCCGACCGACGTCGGGTACCGCCGCTACGTCGACACGCTCCCCGCGGGCGGGCGGCTCCGGGACGCGCAGCGCAAGGCCGTCTCCGCGTTCTTCGACGAGACCGTGCTCGATCTCGAGGATGTGCTGCGTGGCACGACCCAGCTGCTGTCGCGCATGACCCAGTACGCGGCAGTCGCCGTCCCTCCGGGTCCCGTGGACGAGGCATTGTTGCGGGTCGAGCTGATCGACCTCGGCGGCGCGGCCCTGATGATCCTGGTCGTCGGGCAGCACGGCCGCGTCGACAAGCGGATGATTGATCGGCCCGACCGGCTCGACGCCCAAGGTGTGACCGCGGTCGAGAAGCGGCTGCGGGCGTTCTCGGGGCTGACCCTGCCCGACGCGCAGGCGCGCGCGCTGCAGCTCGCCGCCGAGAGCCCCGGGGCCGAGCGACGGGTGCTCGGAGACGTCGCGGAGGCCCTTCGGGAGATCCAGATGGGCGAGGGAGCCGAGCACGTGCTCGTCGGTGGGGTCGCGAACCTCGCCGACGACGCGGCGAAGTGGCGCGCCGACACGATCCGGCGGCTTTTCGAGGCGCTGGAGCGCGAGACCGAGATGCTGAAGCTGCTGCGCGACGTCGCCGCGGGCGATCTCGCCGTCACGATCGGCGGCGAGCATCCGACCACCGGAGGATGGGATGCCTCGCTCGTCACGGCCCCGTTCGGCACCGTCGAGAACCAGGTCGGCACGATCGGGATCGTCGGCCCGACGCGGATGGACTACCTGAGCGTGATGGCCTCGGTGCGCGCGGTCGCCAAGCGGTTGTCGGATCTGGCAGCGGAACTGGAACAGTAG
- the hemW gene encoding radical SAM family heme chaperone HemW — MIGGAAAGPDAFGPGDRAEAGIYVHVPFCLTRCGYCDFNAYSGLDHLGSRYIDALRREADLASSAWDGQVVSTVFLGGGTPTTRPPEELAGLLAHLASVFETAGDVEVTVEANPDTVDTGSLHALLDAGFARVSMGAQSFDPSVLRALERLHTPEAALRAFDAAREAGYDNVNLDLIYGADGETAGSWAATLERTIALGPEHISAYALTIEPATPLGRKVAAGEVPAPDPDLQAEMFELACGMLASAGYGHYEVSNWARPGYECRHNLGYWERRPYLGLGAGAHSYRDRRRWWNLRPPQEYLETVERGDLPTGGGEGLDPADDYLEEVFLRMRTFHGIPSSWVEADRLGPFLASGLLEEREGSVVPTERGMLLLNELVLAITGERSAGA, encoded by the coding sequence GTGATCGGCGGCGCGGCGGCGGGCCCCGATGCGTTCGGTCCAGGCGATCGGGCCGAGGCGGGGATCTACGTCCACGTCCCGTTCTGCCTCACCCGATGCGGCTACTGCGACTTCAACGCCTACTCGGGCCTGGACCACCTGGGCTCGCGCTACATCGACGCGCTCCGGCGCGAGGCCGACCTGGCCTCCTCGGCCTGGGACGGGCAGGTGGTCTCGACGGTCTTCCTCGGAGGGGGAACGCCGACCACCCGTCCGCCCGAGGAGCTCGCCGGGCTCCTCGCGCATCTTGCGAGCGTGTTCGAGACGGCCGGCGATGTCGAGGTCACCGTCGAGGCCAACCCCGACACCGTGGACACCGGATCGCTGCACGCACTGCTCGACGCCGGGTTCGCGCGGGTGTCTATGGGGGCGCAGTCGTTCGACCCGTCGGTGCTCCGAGCTCTCGAGCGTCTGCACACACCTGAGGCGGCGCTGCGCGCGTTCGACGCCGCCCGCGAGGCCGGCTACGACAACGTGAACCTGGATCTGATCTACGGCGCGGACGGGGAGACGGCCGGCTCGTGGGCCGCGACGCTCGAACGCACGATCGCGCTCGGGCCGGAGCACATCAGTGCATACGCGCTCACGATCGAGCCCGCAACGCCGCTCGGGCGCAAGGTGGCGGCGGGAGAGGTGCCGGCGCCCGACCCCGACCTGCAGGCCGAGATGTTCGAGCTCGCGTGCGGGATGCTCGCGTCGGCGGGCTACGGGCACTACGAGGTGAGCAACTGGGCGCGTCCCGGGTACGAGTGCCGCCACAACCTCGGCTATTGGGAACGTCGTCCCTACCTGGGGCTCGGCGCCGGGGCACATTCCTATCGGGACCGCCGCCGCTGGTGGAACCTCCGCCCTCCGCAGGAGTACCTCGAGACCGTGGAGCGAGGAGACCTCCCCACCGGCGGAGGGGAGGGCCTGGACCCAGCCGACGACTACCTCGAAGAGGTGTTCCTGCGGATGCGCACCTTCCACGGCATCCCCTCGAGCTGGGTCGAGGCCGACCGGCTCGGACCGTTCCTCGCCAGCGGGCTGCTCGAGGAACGTGAGGGCTCCGTCGTTCCCACCGAGCGCGGCATGCTGCTGTTGAACGAGCTCGTCCTGGCGATCACCGGCGAACGCTCCGCGGGTGCTTAG
- the rpsT gene encoding 30S ribosomal protein S20 produces MANIKSQIKRNRQTEKRNERNKAVRSSLKTSAKKVQLSSAEGDADAARDQALATSKALDKAASKGILHKRTAARRKSRLAKAVNRAAGSSPSAS; encoded by the coding sequence ATGGCGAACATCAAGTCCCAGATCAAGCGGAACCGGCAGACCGAGAAGCGCAACGAGCGGAACAAGGCCGTGCGCTCTTCTCTGAAGACTTCGGCCAAGAAGGTGCAGCTTTCCTCGGCCGAAGGCGACGCGGACGCCGCGCGCGATCAGGCGCTGGCCACCTCGAAGGCGCTCGACAAGGCGGCCTCGAAGGGCATCCTGCACAAGCGCACAGCCGCCCGGCGCAAGTCCCGCCTGGCCAAGGCCGTCAACCGCGCGGCTGGCTCCTCCCCGTCAGCCTCCTGA
- the holA gene encoding DNA polymerase III subunit delta produces the protein MASSPIVLLWGEDPFLLRDEALRVLGDVEAREVDAAEWEGAELSDLATPSLFGEPRALHVTDCRKLTKEAQTALTAYLSAPDPDAILVLNCTTAERGKPPAALVKAVKPVGAVREVKLARKELPGWIVERGRRHRTDVSGAAAAALVERLGEEPAALDQAVVQLGAAYPAQTITPDLVSTQFRGLGEQHLWDLCDRAFGKDLPGGIVALRSLLEQRADPLMILGYIASRVRDLLKVRSLPERMPLADLAKAAGLRFDWQARRYRDQAFRFSIAELIAIHGRLVDADRSLKSGADGEIVLASLVGEIAGAPALVGA, from the coding sequence GTGGCGAGCTCACCGATCGTGTTGCTGTGGGGCGAGGACCCCTTCCTCTTGCGGGATGAGGCCCTGCGGGTGCTCGGAGACGTCGAAGCTCGTGAGGTCGACGCAGCGGAATGGGAGGGCGCCGAGCTGTCGGACCTCGCGACGCCGTCGCTGTTCGGCGAGCCGCGCGCCTTGCATGTCACCGACTGCCGAAAGCTCACCAAGGAGGCCCAGACCGCGCTCACCGCGTACCTGAGCGCGCCCGATCCCGACGCGATCCTCGTGCTGAACTGCACCACCGCGGAGCGGGGCAAGCCTCCTGCTGCGTTGGTCAAGGCCGTCAAGCCGGTCGGGGCCGTGCGCGAGGTCAAGCTCGCTCGCAAGGAGCTCCCCGGATGGATCGTCGAGCGAGGCCGGCGGCACCGGACCGATGTTTCGGGGGCGGCCGCCGCCGCGCTCGTGGAGCGCCTCGGCGAGGAGCCGGCGGCGCTCGACCAGGCGGTCGTGCAGCTCGGAGCTGCCTACCCCGCTCAGACGATCACCCCCGACCTCGTCTCGACGCAATTCCGGGGGCTGGGGGAACAGCACCTGTGGGACCTGTGCGACCGTGCGTTCGGCAAGGACCTGCCCGGAGGGATCGTCGCGCTGCGGTCGCTGCTCGAGCAACGGGCCGACCCGCTGATGATCCTCGGCTACATCGCGTCGCGGGTGCGAGACCTGTTGAAGGTGCGCTCGCTCCCCGAGCGGATGCCGCTGGCCGATCTCGCGAAGGCCGCGGGTCTGCGCTTCGACTGGCAGGCGCGCCGCTACCGCGATCAGGCCTTCCGCTTCTCGATCGCCGAGCTGATCGCGATCCACGGGCGGCTCGTCGACGCCGACCGCTCGTTGAAGTCCGGGGCCGACGGCGAGATCGTCCTGGCGTCCCTCGTCGGCGAGATCGCCGGCGCGCCGGCCCTCGTCGGCGCGTGA
- the dnaJ gene encoding molecular chaperone DnaJ has translation MAAVRDLYELLGVGRDASPDDIKRAYRRLARELHPDVNATPEAEERFKEVSGAYEILSDPQRRQRYDAYGSEGGPGFRFGDVQDIFDMFFGTGGGSGGRRTQQRTRTQRGEDLFAVVQLTFSEAAFGAHRDLEVERAVVCGTCEGSGAEPGTAPTTCQVCGGSGQVQQVRRSIFGELVSAGPCGTCEGTGRQIASPCPTCEGHGRVLATETAPIDVPAGVADGLELRVGSGGHAGRAGGPPGDLYLSLRVEPSPLFERRGQDLVTLLEIDMTQAALGAEVEVDTLDGRERVKIEPGTEAGTVVRLKGQGIPNLHRRGRGDLFLSVRIRIPDGKDKAERELLRRLADLRGEPAGKGSVVDGRLRHPSEP, from the coding sequence GTGGCGGCCGTCCGCGACCTCTACGAGCTGCTGGGCGTCGGGCGCGACGCGTCGCCGGACGACATCAAGCGCGCCTACCGCAGACTCGCACGCGAGCTGCACCCGGATGTGAACGCCACTCCGGAGGCGGAGGAACGCTTCAAGGAGGTCTCGGGCGCCTACGAGATCCTGTCCGACCCACAGCGGCGGCAGCGCTACGACGCCTACGGGTCCGAGGGTGGACCCGGGTTCCGGTTCGGAGATGTGCAGGACATCTTCGACATGTTCTTCGGGACCGGTGGCGGATCCGGTGGACGTCGCACGCAGCAGCGCACCCGGACCCAACGCGGCGAGGATCTGTTCGCGGTCGTCCAACTCACCTTCTCCGAGGCGGCGTTCGGCGCGCATCGCGACCTCGAGGTCGAGCGGGCAGTTGTCTGCGGAACCTGCGAGGGCTCGGGTGCGGAGCCGGGGACCGCGCCGACGACGTGTCAGGTCTGCGGTGGCTCGGGGCAGGTCCAGCAGGTGCGCCGGAGCATCTTCGGTGAGCTCGTGAGCGCCGGGCCGTGCGGCACGTGCGAGGGGACCGGACGACAGATCGCCTCGCCCTGCCCGACCTGCGAGGGACACGGGCGGGTCCTCGCGACCGAGACCGCCCCGATCGATGTCCCCGCGGGCGTGGCCGACGGCCTCGAGCTCCGGGTCGGATCGGGGGGCCACGCGGGCCGCGCGGGAGGGCCGCCGGGCGACCTGTACCTGTCGCTGCGGGTGGAACCGAGTCCGCTGTTCGAACGACGCGGGCAGGATCTGGTCACCCTCCTGGAGATCGACATGACCCAGGCGGCGCTGGGCGCCGAGGTCGAGGTCGATACCCTCGACGGGCGCGAGCGCGTGAAGATCGAGCCCGGAACCGAGGCCGGCACCGTCGTCCGGCTGAAGGGCCAGGGGATCCCGAACCTGCACCGCCGGGGCCGCGGAGACCTGTTCCTCAGCGTGCGGATCCGGATCCCGGACGGCAAGGACAAGGCCGAGCGCGAGCTGCTCCGCCGGCTCGCCGACCTCCGCGGCGAGCCGGCGGGCAAGGGATCGGTCGTCGACGGCCGGCTACGCCACCCGTCCGAGCCCTGA